DNA sequence from the Macrobrachium rosenbergii isolate ZJJX-2024 chromosome 55, ASM4041242v1, whole genome shotgun sequence genome:
ATTCCAAGCTGCGTGGCCCACATACAGATCAGAATTGTCAGGAAGGAGTTTGATAATTGCTGAGCAACTTCCTTCTTTCGGCATGTGCCCTGATTCGACCCATTCATCCAAGGTCATGTTGCGTATTTCTGGGTCCAGTATTAACTCCAAGTCCACTAAATCACCCACTAGATTCAGCATCCTTCAATTAATGGAAGCCAGGTTGTAAGTGACTATTCagacagaatattttatttttaaaattatatgactATGAGGACAAAGTTTAAGACCAACTGTTAACGGAAAGATATTCATGATATGAAAGCTAGTtgaattgttgttattgttctatCTTAATAAGAAATATCACAGGAAGCAAGATTTTGAACAGTAATTCGACTTGAGTTGCGTACTTATTCTTAAAGGTTGGCATAAATGTCAAGTTTTTCACGCATATTACATCATGACTTACAAAATTGTGTCATCCTCGATAAAATGCTCTGCAAACCGATTGTATCCTTCAGCAACGCCATCTACTTGTGCCAGAATCAATCCAAACTGGAAATGGCTGAAATTCTCAAGACATGGATAGACAAGATGCATAGGTacatatttcatatgaaaaataagaacacaTTAGGTTGTATagtaaaataaattcatgttCATTCGAATGTTCCTCCCCTTTCAGTGAAAAGCTATAATTTTACaactgcaaaatataaaatgtagttTCCGAGTTCTTTAATGCACAAATGCTAATTTATTTCTTGATCTAAAACTTCAAAATGATGTAGTCGTTGAAGAATTTCCCTGTTTCTTTTGTGCTTTCGTTTAAATTGATATTTTCAAGATTGTTGAAGCAAGTTTAAGGTAAGCTTACAGATGTTTATCCAAACTAAATGTGCTAGTAGTGTTTACGGTCTTGAGAAAATACTAAGAACGAAAAAGAAGTTGGCgcttgaaaatgttttataagatGATGATGAGCGGTAAAGGGATTCAGAAGTGTTCTTACTTGGTGCATGATTGGGTCTTGACCTCCTTTTTCTTGGATCATAGTTTCCAGCCATTTCATGTTGCTGTCTACAAAAGCATACAGCCTGTCACAAAATTCCTGACCTTTCTTGTCACAGTATCCTTCCCAAGTATTCCTGTAAGAAGTCATTCTTCAGTAAAGTTCTAGAGTGTACTTAAGTTTATCCTATAACGTTATGCTACAAATACAAACTActtatttttgttgatgtttggtGCTTTGTTCTTGTTACCTTAACACATATCCTGTTGGAAAAATATCCTTTACATCAGGGAATCCATGTTTAGTTtcatttcaatatactgtataatggacACGAGGTGGCCAGTGTCATTTTCTGTAACAAGCACTAACCTGTTAGCACCGAGCTCCTCAAATATGATTAATACTGAATATCAagggtctcttttttttttttttgtggtatgtCTTGGCGAGAAGTGAGTTATAAGGTCTTTCTTCTTCGGTTAATTGCATGAAAGTGGTTATCTACAACTTTTCCACTTGAACCTCGGAAAAAGGCACACAAGTAAAGTGATTGGTTACGtagttttcttatcatttaattCCATGCTAGTTAATTTATAGTACACGTCAGAAAATGACAGCTACCATGATGAAACATCTCATGGTGAGCCTCCTCCAGCAAAAACTGCTGTTGAATTAGAAGTATTAGACCTTGCAACTGGATTCATGCAGTTGATTGGCTCTAACTCATTCCACGAGTCGGGTTTACACTGGTACAAGCTCTAACTGAAGGAGCTGTCACTTCACCCCAGTTATATAGACTGAATTAATGGCTTTCTGCATATCCTAAGTATGTACCTTCTTAATCTAGCTCTATAGTTACTTAAGAATCTTAATTCCAAAGAACATCTTAGATGACAGCCCTGAAACAAACCCTGTGTGCGCTACAGTACTGATGTCTAGTTAGTTTCACTTGTATTATTGCGccttctgagtgaatattttGTACATGTTAATTATCTTCAGtgataatgattttttcagtGATAATGACACTAGAAATGTCATGAAACGTAATGTACCCAAgccagtaaattatatttttatttatttatttattttctaacatcTAATGCCATGCAGTTCATGAAGTCTTAGGAAATTGTTAGAGTAACTATTGAAGTTTTGCAATTTCTGTAATTGTTGTGTTGTGCAAAGGCCGATGGAGCGGCATCCCAGGCTCTCGATTTTCCATACAGAagtgaaacaagaaaagaaagaaaaaaaggtgagATGAACGCATAAGGATACGATAACTCCTCCTGAAAGATGTGATTGTAAGAATCACGTGAAACGAAAGTCGGACTGAATTTCAACCATTGGCCATAGAACGTCTTGGTTGAATGGAATGAGTCCTGAGGTCCACGCCAGGCTCTTATTCCCTTTAATGCCTTAACACTCTTGCATGCCATCTTCGGGAAAGGATCCGTGAtgtcataaggccagcttaatctaaagcaACCTACCAACCTTGGCCGTGAGGACTAATAAACAGTCACTTAGCTCAGCCAGCCATAGGTGTTGGTCTTCACGAACCGCTTTGGAGGCACCAAATGCTGTGTATTTTCCATCTGTTCCCTTCAGTCCCTTGCCAGTCAGTTATGCAACTTCTTTAACTCAGCCGTGCTCCAGTTATCACTTCATTTAGGAACAAATCCTTTGAGCGAGCCATATGATaatctgaaaatattcttttcgtctctttaaaataataataataataatagtagtagtactagtaacCTGGTCTTATGGATgttttcaaatataaacaaatgtaattacttgcagaaagtgaagaaaaatactCGTATTAGATGAAGAACGAAATCTTTGAATGTCATTAGATCAGAACCTATCCAAACCTTGTTTATTGAAAAGGTATGTACCTTGCACTTTTCTCCAGTTTTATGTACCTTGTACTTTTCTCCAGTTTATGTACCTTGCACTTTTCTCCAGTTCATGTACCTTGTACTTTTCTCTGGTTTATAGTCTCGTCTGACGTAACTTTTATTAATGTGACGATAAGCTGTGGTCATCAAACAGTTCCGTTACTTTATTCTGCAAGCTTATGCACCTCTCATGGGAGGTTATGCCTAGTTATAGGATGAAACCTTTTTTCTCTTATCAAACTGCTGAATGCGTATGGACTGATAAAAGCTGTGATGCTTTAAGGGTATGTTGTTTAGGCATTTCCCTTCCATGACGTAAGTGGTGATACCTCAACATTGGAGCTGTACGTCACTAACAATTACAAAGATAAATTTTCAGGTAATtagaatataaagaagaaaaacatggAACTGATCAAAGGAGGGCAATATCCCCTTTCCTCgcctacgataaaaaaaaaaatatgttagaatcggaattttccataatattttatCCGTCGTAGAGTTCGGTTACATCATCAGTCGCAAGATTATGGATGTTACTCACCTGTAGGCATAGTATATCAATTCGTAAGACAAAGCTCCCTCAACAATCCCAGCAGCATAGGCCTGAACAGTGTCGTCAAAGTCGCGATTTGTCTCTACCTCTAGGTAAGCAAATCTGGAAGTGCCACGGGAAAATGGGATAATCCAAACCAtcgttcatgtttttttttaattcatgaaaaaatggaattGTACAATGTTGGTACGgtatacataaaaatagagtATTGTACAAATCTTTGtgtaattttatctttcaaaaatttGTTA
Encoded proteins:
- the LOC136835437 gene encoding putative phospholipase B-like 2 isoform X2, with product MSTLIKGLLLTFVSLSSASIVSVTHDGSGYEIHEGAIVEGWVAKGNFTDAIFDEGFAYLEVETNRDFDDTVQAYAAGIVEGALSYELIYYAYRNTWEGYCDKKGQEFCDRLYAFVDSNMKWLETMIQEKGGQDPIMHQFGLILAQVDGVAEGYNRFAEHFIEDDTILMLNLVGDLVDLELILDPEIRNMTLDEWVESGHMPKEGSCSAIIKLLPDNSDLYVGHAAWNFYESTRRTFFRSVVLVNQDQKT